The following coding sequences lie in one Miscanthus floridulus cultivar M001 chromosome 9, ASM1932011v1, whole genome shotgun sequence genomic window:
- the LOC136481122 gene encoding ethylene-responsive transcription factor ERF094-like, translated as MGQASSNTSSDSPRPAAVSSSRDPAAFIGVRPRRWGTFAAEIWDSTRRGACVWLGTFDTAEVAALAYDQAAFAAGWAAAVLNFPVDRVRASLAPLELAGTVGSPVLALKRRHCKQKRRHRRRCEMISSSPVATVTNGSSNPCSDDVAIELEDLGTYYLDELLRVSCESTAG; from the exons GTGTCCTCGTCACGGGACCCCGCCGCCTTCATTGGGGTGCGGCCCCGGCGGTGGGGCACGTTCGCCGCCGAGATCTGGGACTCCACGCGCCGTGGCGCCTGCGTGTGGCTCGGCACCTTCGACACCGCCGAGGTCGCCGCGCTCGCCTACGACCAGGCCGCCTTCGCCGCGGGCTGGGCTGCCGCCGTCCTCAACTTCCCCGTGGACCGCGTCCGGGCGTCCCTGGCGCCGCTCGAGCTTGCCGGTACGGTGGGGTCCCCCGTCCTCGCGCTGAAGCGGCGGCACTGCAAGCAGAAGCGCAGGCACCGCCGGCGGTGCGAAATGATCTCGAGCTCCCCTGTGGCCACCGTCACCAACGGCAGTAGTAATCCATGCTCCGACGACGT CGCCATTGAGCTCGAGGACCTCGGCACCTATTACTTGGACGAGCTGCTGCGGGTATCATGCGAGTCCACAGCTGGTTGA